The following proteins are encoded in a genomic region of Deinococcus sp. YIM 134068:
- a CDS encoding metallophosphoesterase family protein → MALAVLSDLHGNLPALEAVLEEVERLGVERLLICGGVARGLFVRETLDLLLSLGGRALWLRGDAERDLVEFYDHGTARDSLSPGDLWGLEWEAGQIERRHRDFLAALPGCLTVDVEGLGPVLFCHGSPRSDGDILTPLTPEERLGHVLAGVEERVVICGQLVAFDRLVGGVHVVGTGSAGHLSRPLGRPPGAVWALLSPGVEFRRAGYDRGRAVARFRESGHPLSDSWLEALKFPLFPDGMSAFLEERARRREAEG, encoded by the coding sequence GTGGCCCTCGCCGTCCTCTCCGACCTCCACGGCAACCTGCCCGCGCTGGAGGCCGTGCTGGAGGAGGTGGAGCGCCTCGGCGTCGAACGGCTCCTGATCTGCGGGGGCGTGGCTCGCGGCCTGTTCGTGCGCGAGACGCTGGACCTGCTGCTCTCGCTGGGGGGCCGCGCCCTATGGCTTCGCGGCGACGCCGAGCGGGACCTGGTGGAGTTCTACGATCACGGCACGGCGCGCGACTCCCTGTCCCCCGGTGATCTCTGGGGGCTGGAGTGGGAGGCGGGGCAGATCGAGCGGCGGCACCGCGACTTTCTCGCCGCCCTGCCGGGGTGCCTCACGGTGGACGTGGAGGGGCTGGGGCCAGTGCTGTTCTGCCACGGCTCGCCCCGCAGTGACGGGGACATCCTCACGCCGCTGACCCCGGAGGAGCGGCTGGGGCACGTGTTGGCGGGGGTGGAGGAGCGCGTCGTGATCTGCGGCCAACTCGTCGCGTTCGACCGCCTGGTGGGCGGTGTTCACGTGGTGGGGACGGGAAGCGCGGGCCACCTCTCGCGTCCACTCGGCAGGCCGCCCGGTGCCGTGTGGGCCTTGCTCAGTCCGGGGGTGGAATTTCGGCGCGCCGGGTACGACCGGGGGCGGGCCGTCGCCCGGTTCCGCGAGAGCGGGCATCCCCTGAGCGATTCCTGGCTGGAGGCCCTGAAATTTCCTCTCTTCCCGGATGGGATGAGCGCCTTTCTGGAGGAGCGGGCGCGGCGGCGGGAGGCGGAGGGGTGA
- a CDS encoding DinB family protein yields the protein MTDPTDRNERAQLAFARLLPKLFRGGQAFVGVEASLSGLDAETAARRPEGLPHSVADLVVHVNWWNRWMLDVIEGGRAMPYPKHAADTWPEVTEGDWARVKAEFYELLARIDAHAARPDLASPVNHEETIGELLADFALHTAHHFGQVVTVRQALGAWPPPGGGDTW from the coding sequence ATGACCGACCCCACCGACCGAAACGAGCGTGCCCAACTCGCCTTCGCCCGGCTGCTGCCCAAGCTCTTCCGGGGCGGGCAGGCGTTCGTGGGCGTGGAGGCGTCCCTCAGCGGGCTGGACGCGGAGACGGCGGCGCGGCGACCGGAGGGGCTGCCTCACAGCGTCGCGGACCTCGTGGTGCACGTGAACTGGTGGAACCGCTGGATGCTGGACGTGATCGAGGGCGGGCGGGCGATGCCCTACCCGAAGCACGCGGCGGACACCTGGCCCGAGGTGACGGAGGGCGACTGGGCGCGGGTCAAGGCGGAGTTCTACGAGCTGCTCGCCCGCATCGACGCCCACGCCGCGCGGCCCGATCTCGCCAGCCCGGTCAACCACGAGGAGACCATCGGGGAGCTGCTGGCCGACTTTGCGCTGCATACGGCGCACCACTTCGGACAGGTGGTGACGGTGCGGCAGGCGCTCGGGGCGTGGCCGCCTCCGGGGGGTGGGGACACGTGGTAG
- a CDS encoding DinB family protein produces the protein MVGELSAVSDQPSAFGKAVGNLFSGGPTNVSWARALEGLGAEEAGRVPEGLPHSVAQIAAHVAFWQDFVLEEAGGGTPVRPAHAAGGWPEPGDWEETRTRLLDGQARLRSLTRDPAFISGVTREGHPWAALLANFAGHGLYHLGQVVTVRRALGLWPPPGGGDTW, from the coding sequence GTGGTAGGGGAGCTTTCAGCAGTCAGCGATCAGCCGTCAGCTTTTGGGAAGGCCGTCGGGAACCTATTTAGCGGGGGTCCGACGAATGTCTCATGGGCGCGGGCGCTGGAGGGGCTGGGGGCGGAGGAGGCGGGGCGGGTGCCGGAGGGGTTGCCGCATTCGGTCGCGCAGATTGCCGCGCACGTGGCGTTCTGGCAGGACTTCGTGTTGGAGGAGGCGGGGGGAGGCACGCCCGTTCGACCCGCACACGCGGCGGGCGGGTGGCCGGAGCCGGGCGACTGGGAGGAGACGCGAACGCGCTTGCTGGACGGGCAGGCGCGGCTGCGCTCGCTGACCCGCGACCCCGCCTTCATCTCCGGCGTGACGCGCGAGGGGCACCCGTGGGCCGCCCTGCTCGCTAACTTCGCGGGGCACGGCCTGTACCATCTCGGGCAGGTGGTGACGGTTCGGCGGGCGCTAGGGCTGTGGCCGCCGCCGGGTGGGGGCGACACGTGGTAG
- a CDS encoding aminotransferase family protein yields MSPTSAVFSRSRQTYPTAVRGEGVYLYDEGGRRYLDGCSGALVANVGHGRAEVGEAMARQARELPFVHGSQFTSPVLEEYASRLLTFLNLPGFRLWAVSGGSEANESAIKLARQYHVERGEPGRYRVVTRVPSYHGASLGALAASGMGARRELYAPLINEAAWPKMPRPDPRLSGEDDAERLRAVLEACGPSSVAAFLAEPVVGASDAALAPNAGYHARIAKICREYGVLFIADEVMSGMGRCGAPLAVRLHDDVTPDLVVLGKGLAAGYAPLAGLAASGHVYDTVMNGSGAFKHGFTYAGHPVSAAAGLTVLDIVEREGLVERARVRGERLLAGLRELKSRHPVVLEARGHGLLLGLVLGDPMTGEAFETPGVAGRVAAAAMRRGLMTYPGSGAVDGTRGDHLLLGPPLTVTDAEVDELLNLLDGALGDMSG; encoded by the coding sequence ATGTCCCCCACCAGCGCCGTCTTCTCCCGCTCCCGCCAGACCTACCCCACCGCCGTGCGCGGCGAGGGCGTGTACCTCTACGACGAAGGGGGACGGCGCTACCTCGACGGCTGCTCTGGCGCACTCGTGGCGAACGTCGGGCACGGGCGGGCGGAGGTCGGGGAGGCGATGGCGCGGCAGGCGCGGGAGTTGCCCTTCGTCCACGGCTCGCAGTTCACGTCACCCGTGTTGGAGGAGTACGCCTCAAGGCTGCTGACCTTTCTGAACCTGCCCGGCTTCCGGCTGTGGGCCGTGTCGGGTGGGTCGGAGGCGAACGAGAGCGCGATCAAGTTGGCGCGGCAGTACCACGTCGAGCGCGGGGAGCCGGGGCGCTACCGGGTGGTGACGCGCGTGCCGAGCTACCACGGCGCGTCGCTGGGGGCACTCGCCGCAAGTGGGATGGGCGCGCGGCGCGAGTTGTACGCCCCCCTGATAAACGAGGCCGCGTGGCCCAAGATGCCGAGGCCCGACCCCCGACTGAGCGGTGAGGACGACGCCGAACGCCTGCGCGCGGTGCTGGAGGCGTGCGGCCCTTCGAGTGTCGCCGCCTTCCTCGCCGAGCCGGTCGTGGGCGCGTCGGACGCGGCGCTCGCCCCGAACGCGGGCTACCACGCGCGGATTGCCAAGATTTGCCGCGAGTACGGCGTCCTCTTCATCGCCGACGAGGTGATGAGCGGGATGGGGCGCTGCGGGGCACCGCTCGCCGTCCGCCTCCACGACGACGTGACGCCCGACCTCGTGGTTCTCGGCAAGGGCCTCGCCGCCGGGTACGCACCGCTGGCGGGCCTCGCCGCAAGTGGGCACGTGTACGACACGGTGATGAACGGTTCGGGGGCCTTCAAGCACGGCTTTACCTACGCGGGCCACCCCGTCAGCGCGGCGGCGGGCCTCACGGTGCTGGACATCGTGGAGCGGGAGGGGTTGGTGGAGCGGGCGCGGGTGCGGGGCGAGCGGTTGCTGGCGGGCCTGCGGGAGCTGAAGTCACGTCATCCGGTCGTGCTGGAGGCACGCGGGCACGGCCTCCTCCTCGGTCTGGTTCTCGGCGACCCAATGACAGGTGAGGCGTTCGAGACCCCCGGAGTGGCCGGACGTGTGGCGGCGGCGGCCATGCGGCGCGGCCTGATGACCTACCCCGGCAGTGGCGCGGTGGACGGAACGCGCGGGGACCATCTGCTGCTTGGCCCGCCCCTGACAGTCACGGACGCCGAGGTGGACGAGTTGCTGAACCTGCTCGACGGGGCGCTGGGGGACATGAGCGGCTGA
- a CDS encoding DUF4180 domain-containing protein translates to MTTDSPQIRTAGELGVALRTLPDVLEVIGATYGLDGLILTEADLSPEFFRLKSGLAGEAFQKFTNYRVRVALVLPDPSAHGERFAELAYEHRTHGWIRFVHTEEEARAWLASVT, encoded by the coding sequence ATGACCACGGACTCCCCTCAAATCAGGACGGCGGGTGAACTCGGCGTGGCCCTCCGCACACTGCCGGACGTGCTGGAGGTGATCGGCGCGACCTACGGGCTGGACGGGCTGATTCTCACCGAGGCCGACCTCTCGCCCGAGTTCTTCCGCTTGAAAAGTGGGCTGGCGGGTGAGGCGTTCCAGAAGTTCACGAACTACCGCGTCCGGGTCGCGCTCGTGCTGCCCGACCCCTCGGCCCACGGCGAACGCTTCGCGGAGCTGGCCTACGAGCACAGAACCCACGGCTGGATTCGCTTCGTCCACACCGAGGAAGAGGCGCGGGCGTGGCTGGCGTCCGTCACCTGA
- a CDS encoding Crp/Fnr family transcriptional regulator, which translates to MMSGAFGALPQETLAQVMAAARVGRWARGGLLFHPEDAAETLHVLTRGSVRLYRLGSGAREVTLDVHGPGTLLGAAALLPGGQYGMYAEAMDDTETLMLGRETLTRLTRAHPAVGVALTEQMTRQTRGVQERLAGLVFMEVSQRLALALLALAEREGPWPEGGVLALRERVSHQDLAHAVGSTRETITKLLGDFRARGLLDLGYRRIILTDRAGLVTASREPLR; encoded by the coding sequence ATGATGTCGGGTGCATTCGGGGCGCTGCCGCAGGAGACGCTGGCGCAGGTGATGGCGGCGGCGCGGGTGGGCCGCTGGGCACGGGGCGGGCTGCTCTTCCACCCCGAGGACGCGGCGGAGACGCTGCACGTCCTCACGCGCGGCAGCGTGCGGCTCTACCGCCTGGGGTCGGGGGCGCGCGAGGTCACGCTGGATGTCCACGGCCCCGGCACGCTGCTGGGCGCGGCGGCGCTGCTGCCGGGCGGGCAGTACGGCATGTACGCCGAGGCGATGGACGACACCGAGACGCTGATGCTGGGCCGCGAGACCCTGACCCGCCTCACGCGGGCGCATCCGGCGGTCGGCGTGGCCCTCACCGAGCAGATGACCCGGCAGACGCGCGGCGTGCAAGAAAGGCTGGCCGGGCTGGTCTTCATGGAGGTCTCGCAACGGCTGGCGCTGGCGCTGCTGGCCCTCGCCGAGCGGGAGGGTCCCTGGCCGGAGGGCGGCGTCCTCGCCCTGCGCGAGCGCGTCTCCCATCAGGACCTCGCCCACGCCGTCGGCAGCACCCGCGAGACGATCACCAAGCTCCTCGGCGACTTCCGGGCACGCGGCCTGCTGGACCTCGGCTACCGCCGGATCATCCTCACGGACAGGGCGGGGCTGGTCACGGCGTCGCGCGAGCCGTTACGGTAG
- a CDS encoding WecB/TagA/CpsF family glycosyltransferase, whose amino-acid sequence MARPTPTVPSAATQRLTLFDLPLDVITLEGTLDRLGEWMFRAPRSPHTVVTLNPEFIVQAQGRPDYAAAVQAADLVTADGVGIVWAARQLHRREVPRAPGYDLVRGLMARHGPELRVFFLGAKPGVAERAAQNAVRDYGIQVAGVHHGYFDLPEDQRVAELVGASGAHLVLTAMGGGRQETFNQYWRQVLNAPVLIGCGGVIDVLAGTADLAPAWTRRLGVEFLWRVGLDRKRWNRAPRLAQFVRLVRAEQRRR is encoded by the coding sequence ATGGCCCGACCCACGCCCACCGTCCCATCCGCAGCGACCCAGCGCCTCACCCTGTTCGATCTGCCGCTGGACGTGATCACGCTGGAGGGAACGCTCGACCGCCTCGGCGAGTGGATGTTCCGCGCGCCGCGCTCCCCCCACACGGTCGTGACGCTCAACCCCGAGTTCATCGTGCAGGCGCAGGGCCGACCCGACTATGCGGCGGCGGTGCAGGCGGCGGACCTCGTGACGGCGGACGGCGTGGGCATCGTGTGGGCGGCGCGGCAGCTCCACCGCCGCGAGGTGCCCCGCGCCCCCGGCTACGACCTCGTGCGGGGACTGATGGCGCGGCACGGCCCGGAACTGCGCGTGTTCTTCCTCGGGGCCAAGCCGGGCGTCGCCGAGCGGGCCGCGCAGAACGCCGTGCGGGACTACGGAATTCAGGTCGCGGGCGTCCACCACGGCTACTTCGACCTCCCCGAGGACCAGCGCGTCGCGGAACTCGTCGGGGCGTCGGGCGCGCACCTCGTCCTCACGGCGATGGGCGGCGGGCGGCAGGAGACGTTCAACCAGTACTGGCGGCAGGTCCTGAATGCCCCCGTCCTGATCGGCTGCGGCGGCGTCATCGACGTGCTGGCGGGCACCGCCGACCTCGCCCCGGCGTGGACGCGCAGGCTCGGGGTGGAGTTCCTGTGGCGCGTCGGCCTCGACCGCAAACGCTGGAACCGTGCCCCCCGCCTCGCCCAGTTCGTGCGGCTGGTGCGGGCGGAGCAGCGGCGGCGGTAG
- a CDS encoding L-glutamate gamma-semialdehyde dehydrogenase — MTSTLMEGFLPFEHEPYFAFGREDVAQAQRDAYRMVRERDVGRTFPLYLGGERVEGGETFKVRNPADTREVVWHFPRATPEQLEQAVASAKTAFETWRFSDPMQRATIFKRAGELLRARRMEFNAVMGLENGKNWAEADGEIAECVDHFEVFARETLKWAQGKPVYPLPGEHVTTVYEPIGVVAAISPWNFPAAIPLGMALGALAAGNTVVWKPASETPLSSLLLVELLFEAGLPRNVIQFMTGTDEVLGDPLVDHPDIRMIAFTGSKEIGCRIMERAARVQPGQRWLKRVMAEMGGKDPTVVCADADLDAAAVGIVQATFGYAGQKCSACSRVIAEEVVYGELLEKVVALTRELEVGLPEENAPLGPVIHEGSARRILGYIENGRRTARLVLGGKRAESGEREGGYIQPTIFADVTPDDPLFREEIFGPVLSFTRARDWRHAIDLANDSEYGLTAAFYSRDPSKIAEARRLMHVGNLYINRKCTGAMSGTHAFGGYGLSGTNAKVGGPDYLFWFVQTKTVAQRY; from the coding sequence ATGACGAGCACGCTGATGGAGGGCTTTCTCCCCTTCGAGCATGAACCCTATTTCGCCTTTGGGCGCGAGGACGTGGCGCAGGCACAACGGGACGCTTACCGCATGGTCCGTGAACGGGACGTGGGCCGGACGTTCCCCCTGTACCTCGGCGGCGAACGGGTGGAGGGCGGCGAGACGTTCAAGGTCCGCAACCCCGCCGACACGCGCGAGGTCGTGTGGCACTTCCCGAGGGCGACGCCGGAGCAACTGGAACAGGCGGTAGCGTCGGCAAAAACAGCCTTCGAGACGTGGCGTTTCTCTGACCCCATGCAGCGGGCGACGATCTTCAAGCGGGCGGGCGAGTTGCTGCGGGCGCGGCGCATGGAATTCAACGCCGTCATGGGCCTGGAGAACGGCAAGAACTGGGCCGAGGCCGACGGAGAAATTGCCGAGTGTGTGGACCACTTCGAGGTCTTCGCCCGCGAGACCCTGAAATGGGCGCAGGGCAAGCCCGTCTACCCCCTGCCCGGCGAACACGTCACGACCGTCTACGAACCCATCGGCGTCGTCGCGGCTATCAGCCCGTGGAACTTCCCGGCGGCAATTCCGCTTGGGATGGCGCTGGGGGCGCTCGCGGCGGGGAATACGGTGGTGTGGAAGCCCGCGTCCGAGACGCCGCTGAGCAGCCTCCTCCTCGTCGAACTGCTGTTCGAGGCGGGGTTGCCCCGCAACGTCATCCAGTTCATGACCGGGACGGACGAGGTGCTGGGCGATCCGCTGGTGGACCACCCGGACATTCGGATGATCGCCTTCACGGGCAGCAAGGAAATCGGCTGCCGCATCATGGAGCGGGCGGCGCGGGTGCAGCCGGGCCAGCGGTGGCTCAAGCGCGTCATGGCCGAGATGGGCGGCAAGGACCCGACGGTGGTGTGCGCCGACGCCGACCTGGACGCCGCCGCCGTGGGCATCGTGCAGGCCACCTTCGGGTACGCCGGGCAGAAGTGCTCCGCGTGCAGCCGCGTCATCGCGGAGGAGGTCGTGTACGGCGAGTTGCTGGAGAAGGTCGTCGCGCTCACGCGGGAACTGGAGGTCGGGTTGCCGGAGGAGAACGCCCCGCTCGGTCCTGTCATCCACGAGGGGAGCGCGCGGCGAATCCTGGGCTACATCGAGAACGGGAGGAGGACGGCCCGCCTCGTCCTCGGCGGGAAGCGGGCGGAGAGCGGGGAGCGCGAGGGCGGCTACATCCAGCCCACGATCTTCGCGGACGTGACGCCGGACGACCCCCTCTTCCGGGAGGAAATCTTCGGGCCGGTGCTGAGCTTCACACGGGCGCGCGACTGGCGGCACGCGATAGACCTCGCCAACGACTCCGAGTACGGATTGACCGCCGCCTTCTACAGCCGCGACCCCAGCAAGATCGCGGAGGCACGGCGGCTGATGCACGTCGGCAACCTGTATATCAACCGCAAATGCACGGGGGCGATGTCGGGAACGCACGCCTTCGGTGGCTACGGCCTGAGCGGCACGAACGCGAAGGTGGGTGGGCCGGACTACCTCTTCTGGTTCGTGCAGACGAAGACGGTGGCGCAGCGGTACTGA
- a CDS encoding DUF402 domain-containing protein — MSAAEPVKIERHDVERRQHHTNTGVRPVHTYREHAHGLLVARDFVAHPRIRHWQAHLLPALGVQVCRYSFHGPREHDYYIDIATVTRDGDLWTVRDHYLDVIVHDGMAAEIVDTDELLAAHGAGFIGAVEVDHAVAAARQVVSGLAQARYSVNDWLAAQGVRVEWVGVPESVTV; from the coding sequence ATGAGCGCGGCGGAACCCGTAAAAATCGAGCGGCACGACGTGGAGCGGCGGCAACACCACACGAACACGGGAGTTCGCCCGGTCCACACCTACCGCGAACACGCCCACGGCCTCCTCGTCGCCCGCGATTTCGTGGCTCACCCGCGCATCCGGCACTGGCAGGCCCACCTTCTCCCCGCGCTGGGCGTGCAGGTGTGCCGCTACAGCTTCCACGGCCCCCGCGAACATGACTACTACATCGACATCGCCACCGTGACGCGGGACGGCGACCTCTGGACGGTGCGTGACCATTACCTCGACGTGATCGTGCATGACGGCATGGCCGCCGAGATCGTGGACACCGACGAACTCCTCGCTGCACACGGGGCGGGTTTCATCGGCGCGGTGGAGGTGGACCATGCGGTCGCCGCCGCCCGGCAGGTCGTCTCCGGTCTGGCCCAGGCCCGCTACAGCGTGAACGACTGGCTGGCCGCGCAGGGCGTGCGGGTGGAATGGGTGGGCGTGCCCGAGTCGGTGACGGTCTGA
- the bshC gene encoding bacillithiol biosynthesis cysteine-adding enzyme BshC — protein sequence MTTRSIAAAYRAGDLPGFFRWRADDLEGARRTERPDVDRVALADALRAYHRDLGTLDRNVEATLTRLSHPNSRVVVTGQQAGLLTGPAYSVHKGADAALLARHLDREDAPVVAVYWVASQDHDAAEVASTTLLDHSEKLHCLTLDVPQGVPVGRVPWREEWTAEVLRLLDAFDTAPEYRAAVRARVERALAGGGSYADVFARLIHGLLAPAGLLVLDPLHPALAARMAPTLARELERPLDGPARIEDAAARLIEVGFEPQLRRPTGATNLFLEGEDGQRRLLRFDGRRFSTEARAHTREDLLAILNADPSRLTPAAGLRPVVQDALLPTLAFVVGPGEIAYGAQLAEVYELHGLTQPLLWPRLSVTWLEPNVARLLSRLNATAAQVQADPEGVLGRALARERGAGAASTERLAALDAELRALTDELAALDPTLAGAAERTRLRTTARVRHLQTLAVRALARQEDDRTRQLTRLKRHLLPNGVPQEREMNFLTFLLKHGDAPLGRLLDLPPGTQAEVPLT from the coding sequence ATGACCACGAGGAGCATCGCGGCGGCGTACCGGGCGGGCGACCTGCCCGGCTTCTTCCGCTGGCGGGCGGACGATCTGGAGGGAGCGCGGCGAACGGAGAGGCCCGACGTGGACCGCGTGGCCCTCGCGGACGCCCTGCGCGCGTATCACCGCGACCTCGGGACGCTGGACAGGAATGTGGAAGCGACGCTCACCCGGCTCTCGCACCCGAACTCGCGCGTCGTCGTGACCGGTCAGCAGGCGGGACTGCTCACCGGCCCGGCGTACAGCGTCCACAAGGGGGCCGACGCCGCCCTCCTCGCCCGGCACCTCGACCGGGAGGATGCGCCCGTGGTCGCCGTCTACTGGGTCGCCAGCCAGGACCACGACGCGGCGGAGGTCGCCTCGACCACCCTGCTCGACCACTCGGAGAAGTTGCACTGTCTGACGCTGGACGTTCCCCAGGGCGTGCCCGTGGGCCGGGTGCCGTGGCGGGAGGAATGGACGGCGGAGGTCCTGCGGCTCCTCGACGCCTTCGACACGGCCCCCGAATACCGGGCGGCGGTGCGGGCGCGGGTGGAGCGGGCGCTGGCGGGCGGCGGCAGCTACGCGGACGTGTTCGCCCGGCTGATCCACGGGCTGCTCGCCCCCGCCGGGCTGCTCGTCCTCGACCCCCTTCACCCGGCCCTCGCCGCCCGGATGGCCCCGACGCTGGCCCGCGAGCTGGAGCGCCCGCTCGACGGCCCCGCCCGCATCGAGGACGCGGCGGCACGGCTGATAGAGGTGGGCTTCGAACCGCAACTGCGCCGCCCGACGGGGGCGACGAACCTCTTTCTGGAGGGGGAGGACGGGCAGCGGCGGCTCCTCCGCTTCGACGGCAGGCGGTTTTCCACCGAGGCGCGCGCACACACGCGGGAGGACCTGCTCGCCATCCTCAACGCCGACCCCTCGCGGCTGACTCCGGCGGCGGGACTGCGCCCGGTCGTGCAGGACGCGCTGCTGCCCACACTCGCCTTCGTGGTAGGGCCGGGCGAGATTGCTTACGGGGCGCAACTGGCGGAGGTTTATGAGTTACACGGGCTGACCCAGCCGCTGCTATGGCCCCGCCTGAGCGTGACGTGGCTGGAGCCGAACGTGGCGCGGCTGCTGTCCCGGCTGAACGCGACCGCCGCCCAGGTGCAGGCTGACCCGGAGGGCGTGCTGGGGCGGGCGCTGGCCCGTGAGCGGGGGGCCGGAGCTGCTTCCACAGAACGGCTCGCCGCGCTGGACGCCGAACTGCGCGCCCTGACAGACGAACTCGCGGCCCTCGATCCCACCCTCGCCGGGGCCGCCGAGCGCACCCGCCTCCGCACGACGGCCCGTGTTCGGCACCTCCAGACCCTCGCCGTCCGCGCCCTCGCCCGGCAGGAGGACGACCGGACGCGGCAGCTCACGCGTCTGAAACGCCACCTGCTCCCGAACGGGGTGCCGCAGGAACGCGAGATGAACTTCCTAACCTTCCTGCTCAAGCACGGGGACGCGCCGCTGGGCAGGCTGCTGGACCTTCCGCCGGGGACGCAGGCGGAAGTGCCGCTCACGTAG
- a CDS encoding branched-chain amino acid ABC transporter substrate-binding protein, protein MKKGSLRSACRLALTGLLLGGGAQAASLKIATVSPLSGDLTAIGSEVKRGAELAVREQAAAFRALGHDLALVSFDDQASAPLGTQIAARITADRAILGVVGALNSSVSNTLAQGLAPAKVAMISPASTNDGLTANNWAHFSRVVAPDSAQGLAAAEYISAELKADRVYVVSDNTAYGNGLTRVLLGGLKARQVPVAGYTGASTPAQIAGAVARIQASGAGLVYFGGTDDTGSQLLKALRAAGVTAAFMGGDGLDTPNFLKRVGIDGAGVIYSTGFGPVSGFSNALGFVTRYQAAYKARPSGAAVYAYDATNVLLAALKSTLKPGWALPSRAQVSAAVRKVNLPACFEADASRCQTITGAIGFSSTGERLRSRVLVMRFSDVLESQLAKVQIVNAENLK, encoded by the coding sequence ATGAAGAAAGGCTCCCTCCGTTCCGCCTGCCGTCTCGCGCTCACGGGCCTGCTCCTCGGCGGCGGCGCTCAGGCCGCCAGCCTCAAGATCGCCACCGTCAGCCCCCTGAGCGGCGACCTCACGGCCATCGGCTCCGAGGTCAAACGTGGGGCCGAGCTGGCGGTGCGGGAGCAGGCGGCGGCCTTCCGGGCGCTGGGGCACGACCTCGCGCTCGTTTCCTTCGACGATCAGGCCTCGGCCCCGCTGGGGACCCAGATCGCCGCGCGGATCACCGCCGACCGCGCCATTCTCGGGGTGGTGGGGGCGCTCAATTCCAGCGTGTCGAACACGCTCGCGCAGGGGCTGGCCCCGGCGAAGGTCGCCATGATCTCGCCCGCGAGCACGAACGACGGCCTGACGGCGAACAACTGGGCGCACTTCAGCCGCGTGGTCGCCCCCGACAGCGCGCAGGGGCTGGCCGCCGCCGAGTACATCTCCGCCGAGTTGAAGGCGGACAGGGTGTACGTCGTGTCCGACAACACGGCCTACGGCAACGGCCTGACGCGGGTGCTGCTGGGCGGCCTCAAGGCCCGCCAGGTCCCGGTGGCGGGCTACACGGGGGCCTCGACCCCCGCGCAGATCGCCGGGGCGGTGGCGCGTATTCAGGCCAGCGGGGCCGGGCTGGTCTACTTCGGCGGCACCGACGACACCGGCTCGCAACTCCTCAAGGCCCTGCGCGCGGCGGGCGTGACGGCGGCCTTCATGGGCGGCGACGGGCTGGACACGCCCAATTTCCTCAAGCGGGTGGGCATCGACGGCGCGGGCGTGATCTACAGCACGGGCTTCGGGCCGGTGTCGGGCTTCTCGAACGCGCTGGGCTTCGTTACCCGTTACCAGGCCGCCTACAAAGCCAGGCCCAGCGGGGCCGCCGTCTACGCCTACGACGCGACGAACGTGCTGCTCGCGGCCCTGAAGTCCACCCTCAAGCCGGGCTGGGCGCTTCCCAGCCGGGCGCAGGTCAGCGCGGCGGTGCGGAAGGTCAACCTGCCCGCGTGCTTCGAGGCGGACGCGAGCCGCTGCCAGACGATCACCGGGGCCATCGGTTTTTCGAGCACGGGCGAACGCCTGCGCTCCCGCGTGCTCGTGATGCGCTTCAGCGACGTGCTCGAAAGTCAGCTCGCCAAAGTCCAGATCGTCAACGCCGAGAACTTGAAGTAG
- a CDS encoding GNAT family N-acetyltransferase, with amino-acid sequence MTGFRIEVEVLSDHSDVGTVQAARDLLGEYLTFVQSLSLGFGTARLEEEIANLPHSYAAQGGELLLAHVGDEPAGCVGYRSLAFRGLPDACQMKRMYVRPAFQGAGVGGALGEAVLERARGVGHRRMYLDTEPHAMASAYRLYRRLGFEECAPPFPASEVGVRFLMREVGEDGERI; translated from the coding sequence GTGACGGGCTTCAGGATCGAGGTCGAGGTGCTGTCCGACCATTCGGACGTGGGGACGGTCCAGGCCGCGCGGGACCTGCTGGGCGAGTACCTGACATTCGTGCAGAGTCTGTCCCTCGGCTTCGGGACGGCCAGACTGGAGGAGGAGATTGCCAACCTGCCCCACAGCTACGCGGCGCAGGGGGGTGAACTCCTCCTCGCCCACGTGGGGGACGAACCCGCCGGATGCGTAGGCTACCGCTCGCTGGCCTTCCGGGGACTCCCCGACGCCTGCCAGATGAAGCGGATGTACGTCCGCCCCGCCTTTCAGGGAGCCGGGGTGGGCGGGGCGCTGGGAGAGGCCGTGCTGGAGCGGGCGCGGGGGGTGGGCCACCGCCGGATGTACCTCGACACGGAGCCGCACGCGATGGCGTCGGCCTACCGCCTCTACCGTAGGCTGGGCTTCGAGGAGTGCGCGCCGCCCTTCCCGGCGAGTGAGGTGGGCGTGCGCTTCCTGATGAGGGAGGTGGGGGAAGACGGCGAGCGCATCTGA